The region ACCGGAGCAGACTCTGCTCCAGCTCCTCTGCCGAGACACGGCTGCGGAACAGATTCAGGATCAGCTGCGTCTCCAGCCGGGGCATTTCCGATTCGATCAGACTCTCAAGCGAAGCCTTCTCCGAGATAATCGTATCAATGGAATGCCGGATATATTCCAGCTCATTCCTGGAATTCACCTGCGGAATAACAGGCAGACTGCGCTTAAGCTGCTCTATCGGCTTGGTGAAATATTGGGAGATCATATAAGCCACCACCCAGATCAGGAGAATCGACAGCAGTCCCATCGCGGAGATCCCGAACTTGGTCATCTCCAGGGAGCGGGTAATCTCCGTCTGATCCAGCACAGTCAGATAGATCCAGTTATTATACGAGGACTTGGCATAGATAAGCTTCAGACTATCATGGCCGGAGATCTCCTGCTGGACCGTCCCCTTGTCCTCCATGGAATTAATGGTCCCGGCAAGCTGGCCGAATTGCTCCGGGGCTAGAAGCCCTTTGCCAGGATAGGATTCATACATCAGTTCACCATGCTTGTTCAGAATGTAGACATAGGCATCCTCCCCGCTGTTTATCGTGGCATTCAGGGTATGTAATGAAATGTCGGATAAGGCAATCGCCTGCTTTTTACTGGAGAACACCGGCAGTGTATTCACGAACCGGATGCCCTTGTCCGTCTTCATCCAGAAGAGGCTCTGCTCCTGATTCTCAATATACTGCTCCCGGAGCTGCTGAACGTCCCCGGCACTGAGATTGCTGAGCTTCTCATTCAGGATCTGCCAGTTCTGCACCAGACTGATCAGCGAATATTCCGTCCCTTCAGCCGCCATGGAGGCGATATAATTCAGCTGCGAGTTCACATTCCGGTAGGCGATGAAGTCCTGCTCGGTAATCGGATGCGTCACAACCTCCTGAAAAGAGCTGGTGGTGCTGTAGGTGTTGAACGCGTATTCTATCGTTTGGATCTTATGCTCCAGATTGTTCTTGATCTGCTCGATATAGCTCTGCTTGCTGCTGGAGAACCGCTCGACCACAGAATCGATGGTACTGATGTAGATATAGCTTCCGAAGCCGACCACCAGTCCCACGCCCAGAATTAAGATAGGAATAAAGATGCCGTAGAACATTCTTCCTTTGCTCATTGTGTTTCCCCTTTGATTTGATAGACTCCATTAAATTATAGCGCTTTCATGAATGCGGTTCCATGATTATTTTCACGTGTGCAATTTGCAGACCGCCCGGTGAATACCGTCCGCGCAGCTAAAAAACCGGACCAGCGATAGGCTGATCCGGTCTGTTCACATCCTGGGGCTATGAGCCTTGCTTAGAGCAACGAAATCGTCAGCAGCTCGAACAAGACCAGCGGCATAATCACATTGCTGTTCACCGTTCCGGGATAAGGGTAGCCCGGGCCCGGATATCCCGGACCTGGATAAGGCTTGTAATACGGATTGTAATATCCGCGGCCCATATCTGTGGCTATGGTAACAACCAGGTACATATTCTTACTGTCCATACCGGCAAGCGTGCCCTCATGCATCTGACCGTCAAGGGTCTGCACCTGCACTTTGTGATTCAGATACGGCTTACAGGACTGGTGAAGTGAATCGCGGACCCCGTTCAGATGCTGGACCACCGCCGGGTCTGCCTGATAGATCACCGGTGTTTGCGTGCCGGAAGAAGTTGTCGACATAGGTGTATGACCTCCGTGTAATTGGATTTGCTTCATACTATGCACCTGCCCAGCCCAGTGTGCCTAGCCTGCTCCCCGGCGTACCTTCGATCCGCATACGCAGACCAAACAGCCGTATACCGGAAAGTCCGGTATACGGCTTAGTGATCACTACTATACAAGTGCTGTGCGTTCAGAACACTTAAAAAGCCACGCCGATCCCGCCCTGACCGGCATAGGTTCCCATCACGGGTCCCATCGTGGACAGAAGAACCTCCTTGAAGGGGTGCTTCTCCAGAATACGCCGCTTGATCTCCAGTGCCAGCGTCTCACAATTGCTGTGAACAATCGCGATTACCGCCTGCTCATAATCATGCTGCTTCTGGTCCAGCTTGGCCAGCAGATGAGTCAGCGCCTTGGGCAGTCCGCGCGTCTTCTCGACCACTTCAACAATACCCTCGTCGCTGATCTTCAGCAGCAGCTTAATGTTCAGTACGGAAGCCACCGCACCGGAGATCCGGCTCAGCCGTCCGCCCTTAATCACATTCTCCAGGGTATCCAGCGTGAAGTACGCAGTCGTCTCTTCGACCTTCTTCAGCACTCTGTCCTTCAGTTCAGCCAGACTTGCTGCGGTAAGTGACCACTTGGCCGCCATGGCGACAATCAGGGTCAAGCCCCCGGAGAACAGCTTGGAATCTATAATTTCAATTGCATTCGGATGTCCTTCTTCCTCGTACATCTCCTTGGCAATCATTGCTGTCTGATAAGTACTGCTAATATTAGAGGACATGCAGATGACCAGAATGTCAGTGCCTGCTTCCACTTGCTTGAAGCTGTCCAGGAAGGTCTGCGGACTCGGGCTTGCAGTCGTAGGCAAATCCTTCGATTCATGCATTTTGTCATAGAAATCCTTGGCATTCATTTCATCCGGCATCAGCTCATGGCCGAAATGGACCGGCAAATGAACAATGGAGATGTCATACTGCTTCGTGTATTCAGGGGGTAGGTCCGAACCGCTATCCGTTATTATCTTGATGGGCATCAGAATGCTCTCCTTTCAATTCTATACCATTATAGTTACCCTTTAAGGAAATCAATAGTACAATTTATAACTTGTCAAAAACAATGTTTTGTGCTAATTGTTACTTGTGATATGGTTTAAGCATAAGCGAACAGAAATGGAGTGTACCAGGATGAGCAAGAACAGAGTATGGAACAGAGGCAAACATAATGGTGCCGGACTGTCCAAAAAAGCCCCGGCTGCCGTGGAATCTGAGGTTGGTGCCGAGACCGCAGCGCCAGAGGACCACAGCGCCGAGGTGATAAACGAGCGGATTGATACGGTCAAGCCGATGAACCGCAGCAACTGGGTCACCCGGCCCGCCCGCGTGAAGCCGCAGAACCCGGAGCGTAATAAGAAGTAAGTTAACCGCTGACATGCTATATTCCCCCGCCAAGCAGGCTTCCCGCAACCCGTGTTATTTATGGCAGACACAAACGGCTACGCCGTCCTTATGAGGATGACGTAGCCGTTTCTGCTTGCGAGGGCAGGTGCCCGGGAGAGTATCCGGCCGGGTATCCCGCTACAGGGATTCAGACAGACTATCCGGCATATACCGGTTGTCCCGTATTAGCGCCCGGATCTCCTTCAGCGTATTCCGCTGAACCGGGACACCCGTTGTCCGGTGCAGCTGAAGCCAGCGCAGGGCAGCCAGTGCCTCGAACAGCTCCAGCTCTGCCGGGCTATAACTGCTTGTGGCAGCAAAGGCTGACCGGTAGACACTGGCATTCCGCTCCGACAAATACACTCTAAAGAGCAGAATAGACCACGCAATATCATACCTCGGATCGCCAAGCTGGACATTGGTCCAATCGATGATAGTGAATGTCCCCGAAGCCTCCAGAATATTGCCCAGATGATAATCACCATGAATAAGCTGGTGAGAGGTCAGCTTGGCCTGCTCCGCCAGTTCCTGCGCCAGAGTTCGGATCTCCGGCTGCTCCGCCCAGACAGGGAAGAAGTAATCTGCGAAATCATATGCAGGAACCTTCAAGCTGCTGGAAGAATCGATCTCCATCTTATGTACATTAAGCAGATTGGCTGCTATCGCTGTAAGGCTATCCACATTTACCTTCTTAACAGGTATACCATCGAAGCTGGTTAACAGCACTTGATGACCCTCAGCATCTAGACCCCAGGCGTAAGGCCGTGAGACCGCGCAGCCCTGCCGGAACAGCTGCTCCAGCACTTGATACTGGATCGAGACGTCCGGCCTGGACTCGCGGTTCCAGATTTTCAGCACAAGCTTCGTACCCGGCAATGTAATTCTATGTACTTCAGCTTCCAACCCGCCCTTCATCGGGGTTACGGCCGCCTCCTCCAGCCTTGCTATTAGGCCTTCACTATCTGCGCCCTGCTCTTGCCAGCGGATACTGCTCAGAACATTGTTCATAATGATGTAATCCCCTTTCGTATAGATGACCGGCCTAAGCCCGTCTTCTAGGCACTTTCCCCAACATGCTGAATACAATGAGGCAAACAGACAACTCCAGTAAATGAGGGAAGCGAAATGGAACATTGGATTAGAGTAGAGCCGAACGTGAAGATCTATGTCAATGATATCAATCCACGAGGCAGTAAAACCATCCTGTTCATTCACGGCTGGCCTGCCAACCACCAGATGTTCGAGTATCAATACAACCAGCTGGTACCTCAAGGGTATCGCTGTATTGGTCTTGACATGAGGGGCTTCGGCAAATCAGATAAACCGCTGGGCCGTTACGATTACAACCGTCTCGCTGATGATATCCGCTGCGTAATCGGCGCCTTAGGGCTGAGCAATATTACGCTGGGCGGGCATTCTACCGGCGGGGCTGTAGCGATCCGGTATATGGCAAGGCATAAGGGATACGGGGTTTCCAAGCTGGCCCTATTCGCTTCGGCAGCCCCCAGTCTGATTCAGCGGCCGGGCTTCCCTTACGGCACAACCAGAGAAGTTATAGAGCAGATTATTAAGTCAACTTATGAGGACCGGCCAAAGATGCTGCAGGATTTCGGCAATATTTTCTTCTATCACCAAGTCTCTCCGGCGTTCTCGGACTGGTTCTTCCTCTTAGGACTAGAGGCGGCTAGCTGGTCCACTATCGCTGTCTCTGAGGCTTGGCTGCAAGAAGAGCTGTTCCTGGATCTCCCTCAAATTCATGTACCTACGCTGATTCTTCACGGCATCCATGATCAGGTCTGCTTATACCCGCTCGCGGAAGCGCAGCACCAAGGGATCAGGAATTCAGTACTTATTCCGTTTGAGAACAGCGGACACGGATTATTCTATGACGAACGGGAGCGGTTCAACCGGGAGCTGTCGCGGTTCGCCCAGTAGATTATACGCATAACCTAAACTGGACTGCTCCAAAAGCCATGACATAGCGATTTGGGGCAGCCCTGTGGTTAATGCAGAAATTATACGGCGGCTAGAGGTCGAACGCTACAGCTCCAGCGTCTCTCCATAGCCAAGCACCGTGCCGCGGATTCCCGCCTCTTCCAGCGCCTGAACGAAGGCCCCCGCATCCTGCCGGATCGGCGGGAAGGTATTGTAATGTACCGGGAGCACATGACTGGCTCCCAGCCACTTCGCCGCGATGAGGGCATGCTCCGGCCCCATGGTGAAATGTCCCCCGATGGGCAGGATCGCGAGATCAATGTCATACAGCTCCCCGAACATTTTCAAGTCGCCGAACAGCCCTGTATCCCCTGCATGCAGTACCGTGTGTCCGTCCGCCTCAATAATGAAGCCCGCCGGTGTGCCGCCATAGATACTCTGTCCGTCTTCGAGGGTGATGCTTGAGGTATGGAAGGCATGGATCATCGTCGCCTTGGCGAAGCCCAGATCTACCGTCCCCCCGATGTTCATGCCAATCGTCTGTGCGCCTTGGGATTCAAGGTAACCCGCCAGCTCCACAATCGCTACTATCGGCACATCATTGCGCTTAGCAATCGGTGCGGCATCCAGCATATGGTCCATATGGGCATGCGTCAGCAGCACCGCATCGGTCTTAATCTCCTCTACAGTCGTTACCGCCGCCGGATTACCGCTAATGAACGGGTCGACGATCAGCGATTTGCCGTTGACCTCAATTTGAACACAGGAATGGCCGTGGTAGGTAATTTTCATAGAATTCCTCTCCTCTTCTTGATTAGATTTCAATAGTCCTAAGGAATGCATCGTGCAAAAACCCAAGGTTTACGATACAATGACACCAAGTTGCTCTACATCCAAATCCAGCAGTGCGATTGACGAATATAACATAAATAATAACGTTCGTTAGTTTTTATGATATATCTATTCCTGCCAGCTGTCAAGAGAGGTGTGAAGAAGTTGCTGTCCGTTGAGAAAACAATGCTGTTTCTGTTATCTAAGGTGAAGCAGATGGGCGCCCAGCAGATTGTCGAGATCTATGAACAAAGGGGGTATACCTCCACCTATATCCGCAATGCCCTATCCCGCTTGAAAAAAGAGGGCTATATCGCTTCCCCGGCACGCTCCTGGTATAACGTCACTGCCGAGGGCCTCGCCTATATTAAGGCGATTAACAGCAAGCCTGCCCGTTACCAGGAGCAGTGGGATCATACCTGGGATGTGGTGATGCTCGAGGTTCCCGAATCCGAACGCAAGAAGCGCGACCTGTTCCGCTCAGCACTCGGGCAGTTGGGTTACGGGCTTTTATATAACAGTGTGTACATCTCACCGTGGAACTATCAGGACGAGGTCGCAGCCCAGATCCAGAAGCTGGAGCTGGATGGCAAGGTGTCCATCCTGCAAGGCCAATTCCAGGAAGGCACCATTACACCGCTCAAAGCGCAGGCCATCTGGCACCTGGACGACATCGAAGCCTTATACCGGAAGAAAGCAGTCTGGCTGAAGGAAGAATTCGCTCCGCGATTAGCGGATACCCTTCAGGCGGGGCAGCCGTTACAGCTGTTCCTGCTATATTTGCAAATGGGAGAGGAGTTAAGCGGACTGTTCATGGCCGACCCCTATCTCCCGGATGAGCTGCTGCCGGACCATTGGCCGGGCAAACAGGTCCTCTCAGACATGAGAGAATACATGGTTAGAGCCGCTCAGGCGATACCTGCGGATTCGTTCTATGCTCCCTTCGTTCAATAAGGTATGGCAAAGAGCAGCCCGGATTCAGGGCTGCTCTTCGTATGTGAACTACTCCTCACGGCTGCCGGAAGCCAGCAGCTCCCGGACCGCTTCCTTATTCGTAAGCGGGGCCCGGCAGGCAAAGTTGCGGCAGACATAGGCCGTCGCTTCGCCGCGGATGGCCGGTTTATCAGCCAGATGCGGCAGCAGGCGGAGCATCTCTCCGCTGTCCTCTTCCCAGTTGACGATGAGCGCTGCGTCCGGCAGATAGGTCTGCTGGACCTGGGCGAGCATGGCGTGCAGCGCGGGATCTTCTTTTTTGCCGGAGAGGACCCATTCTCTGCCGCCGGAGACCATCCCCAGATGGGCCTGCAAATACATCGCATATCCCGGCGGATACTCCGAAGCAGCGGAAGCAAGCACCGCAGCGGTGCGCTCCGCGATCTCTTTTAACTCCATGTCCTGGGTAATAACCGACAGCTTCCAGAGCAGCTTCGCCGCCACCGAGTTCCCGGACGGAATCGCCCCGTCATACAATTCCTTCGAGCGGACCGGCAGCTTCTCCCCGTCGTGACCCGTGAAGAAGAACCCTCCGCCTTCCGTATCATGGAACAGCTCCAAGAGTCCGTCCTTCAGCACCAGCGCCCGTTCGAGATAGACCGCTTGACCAGTAGCTTCATATAATTCGCTGAAGCCCCAGATCAGGAAGGCATAATCATCCACATACGCCGGAATCGCCGACTCCCCGTCACGGTAACGGGCCAGCAGCCGTCCATCTTCACACCGCAGGTTATCCCAGATAAAGTCCGCTGCACGTTCGGCGGCCTTGGCATACTCCGGCTTCTGGAGAGCTTTGGCTCCGAGGGCCAGCGCAGCAATCATCAGCCCATTCCATGAGGTCAGCACCTTATCGTCCTTAAGCGGGTGAATGCGCTGCTCCCGGTACTCGAACAGCTTCCCGCGCCATTCGTCCATCCGGGTCCGCAGACCAAGCGGATTCATGCCCATACGCTCCGCGATCTCCTCTGGCAGACCTTGGAGCAGATTCGGAATATTTTCACCTTCGAAGTTACCTTCCGGCGTAATCCCGTACACATGGCAATACGAATGCATATCCTCCAGCCCCAGAGCTTCCTCAATCTCCTCGCGGGAGAAGACATAGAACTTGCCTTCCACCCCTTCGGAATCGGCATCCTCCGCAGAGTAGAAGGCGCCTTCCGGCGATGTCATATCGCGCAGCACATACGTGAAAATCTGCTCGGCAATCTCCGCATACAGCGACTTCCCCGTAAGCTGGAAGGCTTCCAGGTAGACATTCGCCAGGAGAGCGTTATCGTAGAGCATTTTCTCAAAATGCGGCACCAGCCACTCCCGGTCTGTCGAATAACGAGAGAAGCCGAAGCCCACATGGTCGTACATGCCGCCCTTATACATCGACTCCAGCGTATGCTCCACCATCCGCAGCGCTTCCGGCTGGTCGTGCAGCTGGCTGTACGCCAGCAGGAAGGACAGATTATGCGGCGAAGGGAACTTCGGCGCATTGCCGAACCCGCCGTATTCCTCATCGAACTGCCGCCGGTACAGCTCATACGCCTCATGCAGCAGCTCCGCTCCGGGAATGCCGCCCGCAGTATCAGGGTTGTACGCATTCTTGCGGTCAAGCGTGTGCAGCTCAGCCAGCAGGTCGTCGCCCAGCTTATCCAGCGCCTCGCCGTCCAGCTCCCACTTCGTATGAATCTGCTCCAGCACATCCATCAGCCCGATCCGCCCAAACATCTGCCGCTTCGGGAAATACGTCCCGGCATAGAACGGCTTCTTCTCCGGCGTCAGCAGCACCGTCAGCGGCCACCCCCCGCTCCCCGTCAGCGCCTGACACACCGACATATACAGCGCATCAATATCTGGCCGCTCCTCGCGGTCTACTTTGATCGCTACGTAGTGATTATTGAGGAGCTGGGCGATTTCGGTGTCTTCGAAGGACTCGCGTTCCATTACGTGGCACCAATGGCAAGTTCTTGAGTATCAACAACTAGCTATACCCAACAGATAGGAAGATCGGCTTGTTGTCGCGCTTGGCGACTTCAAAAGCCTCTTCCGACCAAGGGAACCAGTTCACCGGATTATGAGCGTGTTGCAGCAGATACGGTGACTTCTCCTTGGCTAATCTATTGGGTATTTTTTGAGTTGTCATGGGGCATCACCTCTTTTCGTTGGCATTTGAGTAAAGTATTGCTTAAGGTTAGTTTACCCAAAAAGGTGGGGGAAGGCGCAAAAAAAGAAAAAGGCAACTCCAAAGGATTGGGTTCACCTTAATCAGGGCTATCTTAAATGGTTTTAATTAATTCAGCCTATTCACACTTAGAATTAAATTCTCTATTCTACCTATCATATTGCAGATGACTTCATAATATTCTTCATCATTTTCTGGAATCCAATCTATTAAAAATGATCTGTAACCAGTAAGATAATTAATTACACTCGATTTATTATCAAATTTACTCACTCTATAATTTAAATTAGCCAAGTTCAATCGATCTATGTATTGTTTAATGTTTTTTGGTTGTCCCCCAGATTGAAATAGAAAAAGCGCATTAGAAATGTCACTTTTTTTCTTCCTTGAAATCCT is a window of Paenibacillus sp. FSL H3-0469 DNA encoding:
- a CDS encoding alpha/beta hydrolase, which encodes MEHWIRVEPNVKIYVNDINPRGSKTILFIHGWPANHQMFEYQYNQLVPQGYRCIGLDMRGFGKSDKPLGRYDYNRLADDIRCVIGALGLSNITLGGHSTGGAVAIRYMARHKGYGVSKLALFASAAPSLIQRPGFPYGTTREVIEQIIKSTYEDRPKMLQDFGNIFFYHQVSPAFSDWFFLLGLEAASWSTIAVSEAWLQEELFLDLPQIHVPTLILHGIHDQVCLYPLAEAQHQGIRNSVLIPFENSGHGLFYDERERFNRELSRFAQ
- a CDS encoding aminoglycoside phosphotransferase family protein, which gives rise to MNNVLSSIRWQEQGADSEGLIARLEEAAVTPMKGGLEAEVHRITLPGTKLVLKIWNRESRPDVSIQYQVLEQLFRQGCAVSRPYAWGLDAEGHQVLLTSFDGIPVKKVNVDSLTAIAANLLNVHKMEIDSSSSLKVPAYDFADYFFPVWAEQPEIRTLAQELAEQAKLTSHQLIHGDYHLGNILEASGTFTIIDWTNVQLGDPRYDIAWSILLFRVYLSERNASVYRSAFAATSSYSPAELELFEALAALRWLQLHRTTGVPVQRNTLKEIRALIRDNRYMPDSLSESL
- a CDS encoding helix-turn-helix domain-containing protein, yielding MSKGRMFYGIFIPILILGVGLVVGFGSYIYISTIDSVVERFSSSKQSYIEQIKNNLEHKIQTIEYAFNTYSTTSSFQEVVTHPITEQDFIAYRNVNSQLNYIASMAAEGTEYSLISLVQNWQILNEKLSNLSAGDVQQLREQYIENQEQSLFWMKTDKGIRFVNTLPVFSSKKQAIALSDISLHTLNATINSGEDAYVYILNKHGELMYESYPGKGLLAPEQFGQLAGTINSMEDKGTVQQEISGHDSLKLIYAKSSYNNWIYLTVLDQTEITRSLEMTKFGISAMGLLSILLIWVVAYMISQYFTKPIEQLKRSLPVIPQVNSRNELEYIRHSIDTIISEKASLESLIESEMPRLETQLILNLFRSRVSAEELEQSLLRFGYNLSDQHRYAAMLIQLDSLGDREASDKDVLLLAVNKMVEELIPAGHRLLPIILNDDTQATILTFAGYSDAAMNKEVTDYAAALLKAVRDYLKVSISIGISNFYSNLLESKEAGEMSKQALHQRLNLGKESIIFYEDISMVVSGPVSLHYPAELETQLFNAIRLGDKEQVTAALYPFLAELMGKNKSTLKFEVMLVRLVNNLIQLEQHLGVSVLLTQDNNKLYHRLLDIRNPEEMERMLVQEVIYPMMYSMKDKTSQQFRCLSDKITDIVHAEYDRELTLEGIGERLHYNPNYLSSIFKKEYGTAFSEYLMNYRLEMAKRWLTETDMTIKEIAKRLQYHNPQNFIRSFRKKEQVTPGAYRKLKQGE
- a CDS encoding DegV family protein, yielding MPIKIITDSGSDLPPEYTKQYDISIVHLPVHFGHELMPDEMNAKDFYDKMHESKDLPTTASPSPQTFLDSFKQVEAGTDILVICMSSNISSTYQTAMIAKEMYEEEGHPNAIEIIDSKLFSGGLTLIVAMAAKWSLTAASLAELKDRVLKKVEETTAYFTLDTLENVIKGGRLSRISGAVASVLNIKLLLKISDEGIVEVVEKTRGLPKALTHLLAKLDQKQHDYEQAVIAIVHSNCETLALEIKRRILEKHPFKEVLLSTMGPVMGTYAGQGGIGVAF
- a CDS encoding DUF255 domain-containing protein; protein product: MTTQKIPNRLAKEKSPYLLQHAHNPVNWFPWSEEAFEVAKRDNKPIFLSVGYS
- a CDS encoding metal-dependent hydrolase, translating into MKITYHGHSCVQIEVNGKSLIVDPFISGNPAAVTTVEEIKTDAVLLTHAHMDHMLDAAPIAKRNDVPIVAIVELAGYLESQGAQTIGMNIGGTVDLGFAKATMIHAFHTSSITLEDGQSIYGGTPAGFIIEADGHTVLHAGDTGLFGDLKMFGELYDIDLAILPIGGHFTMGPEHALIAAKWLGASHVLPVHYNTFPPIRQDAGAFVQALEEAGIRGTVLGYGETLEL
- a CDS encoding thioredoxin domain-containing protein, which translates into the protein MERESFEDTEIAQLLNNHYVAIKVDREERPDIDALYMSVCQALTGSGGWPLTVLLTPEKKPFYAGTYFPKRQMFGRIGLMDVLEQIHTKWELDGEALDKLGDDLLAELHTLDRKNAYNPDTAGGIPGAELLHEAYELYRRQFDEEYGGFGNAPKFPSPHNLSFLLAYSQLHDQPEALRMVEHTLESMYKGGMYDHVGFGFSRYSTDREWLVPHFEKMLYDNALLANVYLEAFQLTGKSLYAEIAEQIFTYVLRDMTSPEGAFYSAEDADSEGVEGKFYVFSREEIEEALGLEDMHSYCHVYGITPEGNFEGENIPNLLQGLPEEIAERMGMNPLGLRTRMDEWRGKLFEYREQRIHPLKDDKVLTSWNGLMIAALALGAKALQKPEYAKAAERAADFIWDNLRCEDGRLLARYRDGESAIPAYVDDYAFLIWGFSELYEATGQAVYLERALVLKDGLLELFHDTEGGGFFFTGHDGEKLPVRSKELYDGAIPSGNSVAAKLLWKLSVITQDMELKEIAERTAAVLASAASEYPPGYAMYLQAHLGMVSGGREWVLSGKKEDPALHAMLAQVQQTYLPDAALIVNWEEDSGEMLRLLPHLADKPAIRGEATAYVCRNFACRAPLTNKEAVRELLASGSREE
- a CDS encoding PaaX family transcriptional regulator C-terminal domain-containing protein gives rise to the protein MKKLLSVEKTMLFLLSKVKQMGAQQIVEIYEQRGYTSTYIRNALSRLKKEGYIASPARSWYNVTAEGLAYIKAINSKPARYQEQWDHTWDVVMLEVPESERKKRDLFRSALGQLGYGLLYNSVYISPWNYQDEVAAQIQKLELDGKVSILQGQFQEGTITPLKAQAIWHLDDIEALYRKKAVWLKEEFAPRLADTLQAGQPLQLFLLYLQMGEELSGLFMADPYLPDELLPDHWPGKQVLSDMREYMVRAAQAIPADSFYAPFVQ